One genomic segment of Elgaria multicarinata webbii isolate HBS135686 ecotype San Diego chromosome 9, rElgMul1.1.pri, whole genome shotgun sequence includes these proteins:
- the LOC134403414 gene encoding mitochondrial ribosome and complex I assembly factor AltMIEF1 — MAAWTRVAVLNLYRTLLRQGRGLRYTDRDFYFNTIRQEFRKNQQLEKIEDKERQLEKGQAFLRTKLGGLI; from the coding sequence ATGGCAGCGTGGACCCGTGTGGCAGTGCTGAATCTTTATCGCACTCTGTTGCGTCAGGGACGAGGCCTACGTTACACCGACCGTGATTTCTACTTCAACACAATCCGGCAAGAGTTCCGCAAGAACCAGCAGCTTGAGAAGATCGAAGATAAGGAGAGACAGCTGGAAAAGGGCCAGGCTTTCTTGCGCACAAAACTTGGGGGGTTGATTTAG
- the MIEF1 gene encoding mitochondrial dynamics protein MIEF1 has product MAGAGERKGKKDDNGIGTAIDFVLSNARLVLGVGGAAMLGIATLAVKRMYDRAISAPASPTRLSQSGKRSWEEPSWLGSSSRLLNQDMKTSLSRSLQTLPTDPSAFEIDSIKSMKHKSSAKKSQVELKKARLRMSLQEKLFAYYRRKVAIPAEEEARAKQAAVDICAELRGFLRAKLPDMPLREMYLSGSLYDDLQVVTADHIQLIVPLILEQNLWSCIPGEDTIMNIPGFCLVRRENPEYFPRGSSYWDRCVVGGYLSPRAVSDTFEKVVAGSINWPAIGTLLDYVIRPAAPMESLTLEVQYERDRHLLIDFLPSVTLGDTVLVAKPHRLAQYDNLWRLSLRPAETARLRALDQADSGCRSLCLKILKAICKLNPALGHLSASQLTNVILHLTQEETDWSQDVLADRFLQALRGLIGYLEAGVLPSALNPKVNLFSELTPGEVDELGYTLYCSLSEPEVLLQI; this is encoded by the exons ATGGCAGGCGCTGGAGAGCGCAAAGGAAAGAAGGATGACAATGGCATTGGCACGGCCATTGATTTTGTATTGTCCAATGCTCGACTTGTACTGGGTGTGGGAGGTGCTGCCATGCTGGGCATTGCCACCTTGGCTGTCAAACGG ATGTACGACCGGGCAATCAGTGCTCCTGCCAGCCCCACCCGCTTGAGCCAGTCAGGAAAGAGAAGCTGGGAGGAACCAAGCTGGCTTGGATCATCGTCACGGCTGCTGAACCAAGACATGAAGACTAGTCTTAGTCGTTCTCTGCAGACTCTTCCCACTGATCCTTCAGCTTTTGAAATAG ATTCAATAAAATCCATGAAGCATAAATCATCTGCCAAGAAAAGCCAGGTGGAGCTGAAGAAGGCCCGTCTCCGGATGTCCTTGCAAGAAAAGCTGTTTGCCTATTACCGGAGGAAGGTGGCCATCCCAGCAGAGGAGGAGGCCAGGGCcaagcaggctgctgtggataTATGTGCTGAACTGCGTGGTTTCCTCCGTGCCAAGTTGCCAGACATGCCTCTGCGTGAAATGTACCTTAGTGGGAGCCTCTACGATGATTTGCAG GTTGTGACTGCTGATCACATCCAGCTCATtgttcctctgatactggaacagAACCTGTGGTCGTGCATTCCAGGGGAAGATACCATTATGAACATCCCAGGCTTCTGCCTGGTACGTCGAGAAAACCCAGAATACTTCCCTCGTGGCAGCAGTTACTGGGACCGCTGCGTGGTGGGGGGCTACCTCTCGCCCAGGGCTGTGTCTGACACCTTTGAAAAAGTAGTGGCAGGCTCCATCAACTGGCCAGCTATTGGTACCCTCCTAGACTATGTGATCCGTCCAGCAGCGCCCATGGAATCTCTAACTTTAGAGGTCCAATATGAAAGAGACCGGCACCTTCTAATAGACTTCTTACCATCTGTGACACTAGGCGACACTGTCTTGGTGGCCAAGCCACACCGACTGGCCCAGTATGATAATCTGTGGCGACTCAGCCTTCGGCCAGCGGAGACAGCTCGCCTGCGGGCCTTAGACCAGGCTGACTCTGGCTGCCGTTCCTTGTGCCTCAAGATCCTCAAGGCCATATGCAAGCTGAACCCTGCACTGGGTCATCTTTCTGCTAGCCAGCTCACCAATGTCATACTACACCTGACCCAGGAGGAGACTGACTGGTCACAAGATGTGCTCGCAGACCGTTTTCTTCAGGCATTGAGAGGATTGATTGGCTATTTGGAAGCAGGGGTTCTTCCCAGTGCTTTGAATCCCAAGGTGAACTTATTCTCAGAACTTACTCCTGGAGAAGTGGATGAGTTGGGCTACACCCTGTATTGTTCCCTTTCGGAACCAGAGGTCCTGCTGCAGATATAA